The window TTGGGCCCTCAAACCCTTCCACTGCGCCCTCTACCCCCTCACCTTGTGGGAGGGTCAGCTGATCCTGGATGACGAGAACGAGCTCTACGCGGAGGCCTCCTGCCAGCAGCCCGCCGAGACGGCCCGTCCGCTGTTTATGGTCTTCGATCAGGAGGTGAAGTGGGTGCTGGGGGAGGAGGGCTTTCAAACCCTTCTGGAGCTGTATCGCGCTCGCTATGGAGCCGAAGGATCTCCTGAGCCTGGAAGCGTATGACTACGAGCTGCCGCCCGACCGCATCGCCCAGGAGCCCGTCGAGCCCCGGGACGCCTCGCGGCTGATGGTGGTGGACCGGGCGACCGGGAGGATCGAGCACCGGATCTTCCGCGAGATCGTAGCGTATCTGCGGCCGGGGGATCTGCTGGTGTTCAATGACACCCGGGTGATCCCGGCCCGCCTGTTCGCGATGAAGCCTACCGGCGGTCGGGTGGAGCTCCTGCTGGTGCGGCGGGTGGCGGCGGATCGCTGGTGGGCGATGGTGCGGGGTCGGGGCGTCCGCCCGGGCCTGCGGTTGCAGCTGCTCTCCGGCAACCAGTCCATCGATCTCCACGCCGAGGTGGAGGCTGAGGGCGAAGGGCCGCTCCGCCTGCTCCGCTTCTCCGTCCCTCCGGAGAGCTGGCTGGAGCGGCTGGGCGCGATCCCTCTCCCCCCCTATATCCGGAAGCCCCTCCACGACCCGGAGCGTTATCAGACCGTCTACGCTCGGGTGCCGGGCTCCGTGGCCGCCCCGACGGCCGGGCTACACTTCACCTCCGAGCTGCTGGCCCGCTTGCGGGAGCACGGCGTCCGCTTCGCCTTCGTCACCCTCCACATCAGTCTGGATACCTTCCGCCCCATCGAGACCCCGGATGTCCGGGAGCACAAGCTGCACCGGGAGTGGTGCATCCTGTCCCCGGAGACGGCGGAGCAGATCAACCGGACCC is drawn from Thermoflexus hugenholtzii and contains these coding sequences:
- the queA gene encoding tRNA preQ1(34) S-adenosylmethionine ribosyltransferase-isomerase QueA, yielding MEPKDLLSLEAYDYELPPDRIAQEPVEPRDASRLMVVDRATGRIEHRIFREIVAYLRPGDLLVFNDTRVIPARLFAMKPTGGRVELLLVRRVAADRWWAMVRGRGVRPGLRLQLLSGNQSIDLHAEVEAEGEGPLRLLRFSVPPESWLERLGAIPLPPYIRKPLHDPERYQTVYARVPGSVAAPTAGLHFTSELLARLREHGVRFAFVTLHISLDTFRPIETPDVREHKLHREWCILSPETAEQINRTRLEGGRIVAVGTTVVRVLETAARYGLGCSPEDVCPWRTVGPFEGETDLYIYPGFTFRAVDALITNFHLPRSTLLLLVAAFMGYDLMRRAYQTAIAEGYRFYSFGDAMLIL